The Oscillatoria sp. FACHB-1407 DNA segment ATTGATTGCATTGGCAGCAATCGTTCAACTGGAGAAACGACTTTAACCGCTACTTCCTTTAAAAACGGTGCCCAAACGGTAAATTCACAACGATTATTACCCAAATAGCGAGAACCGACCTTCACGTTTAAGCAACTCCTGAGATGAGGGACTCGCTCCTTAGAGTAATATCGCTTTACATTTGATAGACCTATCCAAAGGCATATCTTGAGTGAACAGAGTGAGCTTGTGAAACCTATTTATATCAAGATTTCATGGCTAAATTAGCGTTATTTTTGTCGATTTTAAAGTTATAAATCTACGACTTGAGATAGTGCAGTTCAACAAAACAATTTCTTTAAGCTGAGGAAATCAAATTCCTGTATTAAGGGGTACAAACTCATGAATATGGATAACGAAAATCAATTAAATTCCGATATAAATGATAGTCAGGATCACACTCCAGCGGTTGATACTTACGATCGCGGCATTGTGCCTGCTGAAACCGCTGCTCGCAAAGAGCGGGAACAGGGTGCTTACAAGAAAACACCCGATGAGTTAGGACAAGATGGCAGTGATGATCCTGACAGCATTCACACAACAGGTGGCTACACCGTTGATAAAGAAGGCTTGATTAACAATTTTGCAGTCGAGCCAGAGATGTATATCAACGAACCGGGCGACTTGCGCGAGAAGAATGACGCTGAAAAAGCTGAACGGGTTGAAATGCGCCACGCTGCCAATGACACTGATGAGGAAGGCAACCTCACGATGGATCACGATTCTCGTAGTAAAGGTGTTGGCTTAGTTTAATTAACGTCAGTTTGGTTTAAGAGTCTGGCAAATAAATTCGCGGCTACTAGAGCAAAGTCCGCCGACGCGGACTCCAGAAAAGGCAGAATTTGACGAACCGACGCAGGTCGGTTTTGCTCCGATAGCGGCGGTTTTAACTACCGAAATCCTGATCCCGAATTCACGTTAATTAGCCTAAACAAAACCCCGAAGTCTGTGCGATTTCGGGGTTCTACAGTTCAACTGGCTTGCGGTTCAAATTCACCTTTGTAGCGGCAGCAACATTGGCAAACAAAATGGTTGATGAGCGACGCATTAAGATTGCCAACATTGCTAACGGTGACTGAGTTACCGGACTGTCAATTTTGAGTTTCTGCTTTCGCATTAACCTTTGGGGCGAGCTGTAAATCGACGCTGACGTCTGCGAGCAACGGCTTTGCGCTTTGCTTTCTCTAGAGGTGTTTCAAAGTGTCGATTTTTTCTGACATCTTGCAAAATTCCGGCTCTTGAAACTTGCCGCTTAAATCGACGTAGTGCTGAATCAATTCCTTCGTTTTCGCCCAAAATAATTTGAGTCACGTTGTTCTGCTCCTCCAAAACTTCTCAAAACAAGCAAAAAGTCTCTGGCAGAATCAAGCAGTTCTCTCTATCTGCCAGAGACTGAAACAATCTATTGCCTTAAAGGCATTCATGCCCGATCAATCAATAGCGACGACCACCGCCACCGCCACCACGGTTGTTATTACCCCAACCTCCCCGTGAGGATGAGCCTCTTTCTTCTCTGGGTTTAGCTTTGTTGACTTTTAGATCGCGCCCCATCCACTCTGCGCCGTCGAGTGCCTCAATCGCAGCTTCCTCTTCAGCATCAGTTGACATTTCCACAAAGGCAAACCCTCTGGAACGTCCAGTTTCGCGATCGAGGGGAGTTTGAACACGCTTTACTGTACCAAATTCAGTAAAGATGGAACTGAGGCTTTCCTCAGTCACACTGTAGGGGAGGTTTCCTACATAAATCGACATAAGCTTCTCCAAAACCAAGCTCAAATTACAAAAAGAGATCCAAAGTTCGGAGAGCCTGTCTGTTCGAGGAATACAAACTAAAACTAACTGCCGAATTCAAAGTCTCTCTGAGAGCATAGCTCACAATCGCTTTTGTGGAACCTTTTCTTTAAAGGAATTTATCAAGGTGAGCATTTGCTGGCGCAGGCGAGGTGTTTACCCTCGGCTAAGATTATGGATTTCATAGATTAGATCCGCACAATAAACCTGCCAACGGTACAGGCGGGTTTAGCAGACGAATCTCTGCCCTGAGATGGATTTGGCGGCAAAACCTGCCCTTGCCGAATATCGAATTTATTTAACGTCAGTTCGGTTTAAGAGCTTGGCGAATGAATGTGCGGCTACTAGAGCGAAGTCCGCCGACGCAGATTCCGGAAAAGGCAGGATTTGACGAACCGACGCAGGTCGGTTTTGCTCTTATAGCGGCGGTTTTAACCGCCGAAATCCTGATCCCGAATTCACGTTATTTAATTCCCATTCCTTACTACTGTGATTCACAGATAGGGTTTGGAAATAAAACCAGGGGGGTATGGGGGCTTTGCCCCCAGCCAGGGATTCCACCCCTGCACCCCGAATTCCCACCCCTATTTACGACAAGTTGTACTTAGGGGCTGATAGCTATCTCGTACACACCGATCGCAACTTATAGAAACTATAAGAACTCATTTATTTCTTTCTTAACGCCAGAGGCTATACGATCATCTATTGAGGTTTGAAACCCAACTGATCATTCGCGCATTTCCTAAGAGGTATCTAAATTCATGACGGCTGTTACCCCTATTCCTACTTTCTGTGAGGGAATCCAATACTTCGGGGCAACACTGCCTCACTTTGAAACACTAGGAAAAGAGCCTGCGATCGCCCCCGGTCAAGCAGCGATCGCCAATCCAACCGATGATGCAGCGGTATATCAAACCTTGTTATATGCCGATGCTTTGCGCTACTTGACGTTGCAGATTACAGGTAGTAAAGCGTCGGGGCACCCCGGCGGATTTGCCAGTCAAGCAGAGGCGTATGCTGCGCTGGTGATGTTGGGTTACAAAAACATTATTACTGAGGTGGGGCATCATGCCCCCGGTTTCTACAGTGCCATGTTTTTAGATCGCTCGCTGGAGGACATGGGCATCCAGACGGTGCAACAATTGCGCGATCGCTTCCGAGAACGACATGGGCTGTTGGGACATCTCTCTGGGTTCATCCCTGGATTGTTGGCTCCGGCGGGTCCCCTCGGTCAGGGACAACACTTTGCTTTATCCGCCTCATTGCTCCATAAGGACAAGCTATTTCCCTTTACGGTTGGGGATGGGGGCTTGGGTGAGCCTTACATCATGAGTGCGATCGCCCACTTCAACACCGCCTATCCCCAGGCAACCAACTTCCTGCCAGTGCTGGTGTGGAACGGCTTTTCGCAGGAGCACCACAGCATGGTCTCCATCAAAACAAACGAGAGCATGACAGCCTACTGGCGTGGCAACGGCTTTGAAGAAGTTGTGCTGGTGGATGCCAAAGACTTCGACGATCAGAATCAACCCGGCGATTACGTTGACAGCACCATCTTCTCGTTTGAGCAACGGTTGGCATTCACGAAAGCTGTCTTGGCTGGGGTCGATCGCGCGGCTCGTTCGGCTCTCAGCGGCAAGCTGACTGTCTTTATCATCAAACAACTGAAAGGGGCAGGAGTCCACGCACGAGGTGCAAAATCCCATAACCTCTACCCCAAAGACACGCTCGACAGCCCTCATATTATGGAGGCGTTGAAGACACGGGCACTGTCTGCCGATGCGTGGGAATTGGTGCGAACGAACTGCGAACGTGCAGGCGGAGGTCCTGCATCAAAAACGGTTGTCACGGAGTTTTCGGAGTTAAACCTACCCGCCACTAATCTGGCTTTAGAGGAATACGCTGTTGGTAGTGAGCCAAAGGTTTCGACTACCACTATGGGTCGTTTGGTGGCAAATGTGGGTGAGGGCGATCGCGCCTTTGTCGTAACGAATGCCGATGGCAACGAAGCCTCTGGCATTGGTAACATCAACCAGGCACTCAAGATCAATCACCCGGTTGAAGATGCCCTGTACTTTCAGGCACCGGGTGGGCAGGTGTACGAACCGCTCAGTGAAGATGCCTGTGCTGGACTCGCAGCAGGGCTCTCTCTGATGGGGTCGCGTACCCTCTGGTGCTCCTACGAATCCTTTGCCATCAACGGTCTGCCGATCTGGCAAACGGTGACTCAGGCAATGGCTGAGCTACGTCGCCCTACCCCGTCTACCATTACTCTATTCACTGCGGGTGCGCTGGAGCAGGGGCGCAACGGATGGACGCACCAACGCCCCGAAATTGAGGCGTACTTCGCCGCCATGATGCGAAATGGCAACATCTTCCCCTTGTTCCCACCCGATGCCAACAGCATTCAGGTCTGCTATGACTGGGCACTCACCACGGTCAACAAAGGGATTGTCATCACCGCCAGCAAATCGCCGCTACCCATTCGTACCACCTTTGAGCAGACCCGTCAGGCATTGCAGGATGGTGCGGTCGTGTTGCAGGAAACCCCAGGGACTAAAACCGTTGTCTTTGCTGTGGTTGGAGATATGATTCTCAATCCGGTGATGGAAGCGGCGAAGCAATTAGCAGCACAGGGCATCGGTAGCCGCATCGTGTCCGTGGTGAACCCCCGTCGGTTGTATCGCCCCCATGATGTCGCATGGGATACCTGCTCTGAGCCGGATGGCGGTTTCCTCAGCGATGCTGGATTTGAGACGCTGTTTGGTGGCGATGCTCTAATTGGTGTGACTGGAGGAGCCAGCGGTATGTTAGAACCTGTGATGCTCCGCAGCACTCTCAAGCGTGACACTTTCGCCTGGAAACGGGGAGAAACCACTGCCAGTGCCAACGAGTTGATGGCGTTTAATGGCATCACCCCAGAGGCGATCGCCAAACGAGCAACTGAATTACTCTAACGTCAGTTCAGTTTCAAAGTTTGGCCAATAAGTTTGTGGCTATCCGAGCCAGACTGCCGATGCGGACTTCGGACAATGCAGGGGTTGACGAACCGACGCAGGTTGGTTTTGCTCCTGTAGTGATGCAGATTTGATTCTCAGCAACTCACACCCTGTAGGGGCGTTTCGCGAAACGCCCCTGTGAGATTCATATAGCAACGCCTTAAGCTTTCTGCCAGAGCTATATTAGTAGCTCCTCGTTTTGCCTTGCTCGATAATCACCCAATGAGATGACACGTTTGGATGAGGTGATTCGGTGTTGACCACCGTATTTTTATTAATAAGGAATTAAATTTCAATCCCGATGTTTGTTGTCGCTCCTCGCTAGCAACGCGCATTCAGATCTGGAGTTTGGTTCGAGTGCTATGGTCATTACCCAGCAGAAATGCTGGGTTTTTTCATGCAGATTGCATTTTTAGCAACACACAACCTGCCAACAGCAAAAAACCAAAATCCGACATCTAAAATCTGCACCAAAGGGATCGCTTCTAGCAGTAAGCCCCCTCACGCTAGAAGCGACCCCCTCTATTCTCCTGGTATTTTCGATTTTTGGAAGAGGGGAATTCCCCCTTTTCAAAATAATTTACGCAACTATTACAAAATCAGTGGCACCGAGTTGAGCGCGATTGGCGGTAGTCAGTGTTGCAAAGCTACTGCCCGTGCCAAACCCTTGAATGATGCCATCCGTGTTGTAAAAAAGATTGCCACTGGCGCGGCTGAGTACAATCGTGGCTGCACTTAACGCCGCTGTTGCATCGTCAGCAACCGATTCAAACTCAGTCGGCACATTAAAGCCATTGCCAGCGGTGCTGAGCAGCGCAGTAAAGGTCGTTTTGCTCAGAACGATCTTGTCACTGCCGATCACAAAATCCAGGATGCGATCGACCCCTAGAGCGTTGCTATTAAAGGCATTACCCGTACCAAAGGCAAAGTTGTCGCTGCCTCCATCGCCCCGTAGATCATCATTGCCTGCGCCGCCTGCAAGCGTATCATTGCCATCGCCACCATTGAGACTGTCAATATTCCCCCCACCGCTAAGGGTATTGTTTCCAGCGTTACCTGTGAGGGTATTGCTCAACTCGTTGCCAGAGCCGTTAATGTTGTCGGTTCCTACCAAC contains these protein-coding regions:
- the rpsU gene encoding 30S ribosomal protein S21, translating into MTQIILGENEGIDSALRRFKRQVSRAGILQDVRKNRHFETPLEKAKRKAVARRRQRRFTARPKG
- a CDS encoding RNA recognition motif domain-containing protein, yielding MSIYVGNLPYSVTEESLSSIFTEFGTVKRVQTPLDRETGRSRGFAFVEMSTDAEEEAAIEALDGAEWMGRDLKVNKAKPREERGSSSRGGWGNNNRGGGGGGRRY
- a CDS encoding phosphoketolase; the encoded protein is MTAVTPIPTFCEGIQYFGATLPHFETLGKEPAIAPGQAAIANPTDDAAVYQTLLYADALRYLTLQITGSKASGHPGGFASQAEAYAALVMLGYKNIITEVGHHAPGFYSAMFLDRSLEDMGIQTVQQLRDRFRERHGLLGHLSGFIPGLLAPAGPLGQGQHFALSASLLHKDKLFPFTVGDGGLGEPYIMSAIAHFNTAYPQATNFLPVLVWNGFSQEHHSMVSIKTNESMTAYWRGNGFEEVVLVDAKDFDDQNQPGDYVDSTIFSFEQRLAFTKAVLAGVDRAARSALSGKLTVFIIKQLKGAGVHARGAKSHNLYPKDTLDSPHIMEALKTRALSADAWELVRTNCERAGGGPASKTVVTEFSELNLPATNLALEEYAVGSEPKVSTTTMGRLVANVGEGDRAFVVTNADGNEASGIGNINQALKINHPVEDALYFQAPGGQVYEPLSEDACAGLAAGLSLMGSRTLWCSYESFAINGLPIWQTVTQAMAELRRPTPSTITLFTAGALEQGRNGWTHQRPEIEAYFAAMMRNGNIFPLFPPDANSIQVCYDWALTTVNKGIVITASKSPLPIRTTFEQTRQALQDGAVVLQETPGTKTVVFAVVGDMILNPVMEAAKQLAAQGIGSRIVSVVNPRRLYRPHDVAWDTCSEPDGGFLSDAGFETLFGGDALIGVTGGASGMLEPVMLRSTLKRDTFAWKRGETTASANELMAFNGITPEAIAKRATELL